From a single Pseudobutyrivibrio xylanivorans genomic region:
- a CDS encoding carbohydrate ABC transporter permease translates to MIKELYTKLSYVVWGLLNIIHGQIVKGLIFLSLEISYILFMIISGARNLAQLITLGDKLQGMNFNEEIGIYEMTAGDNSMLILLYGVITIVISIVALSIGFFSVSSGKAARDRAMAGKHNNNFLEDLRSLTNNNIRFLLLSVPVVGLIVFTVMPLLYMILMAFTNYDQNHQPPGNLFDWVGIKNFITLLSTGDRLASTFWPVLGWTLIWGFAATFTCYFGGMILAMIINSKGIKFKKFWRTIFVFTMAIPGFISLRVVATMLGEKGIFNVLLQQWGFTSTSLPFLSNATWARFSVIIVNFWIGVPVTMLMVSGILMNIPGELYEAARIDGAGPVTMFRKITFPYMWFVTTPYLISNLISNFNNFNTIYFLTAGEPHTLDYYKGAGKTDLLVTWLYKLTKDSNDFNLAATIGIIIFVISAIFTLISFSRSNSLKNEEGFS, encoded by the coding sequence ATGATTAAAGAATTATATACAAAGCTATCTTATGTTGTCTGGGGACTTTTAAATATTATTCACGGACAGATAGTTAAAGGTTTGATTTTTCTTTCATTAGAAATTTCATACATACTCTTCATGATTATTAGTGGGGCGAGAAATCTCGCCCAGCTAATAACTCTCGGTGATAAACTGCAGGGTATGAATTTCAATGAGGAAATTGGAATATACGAAATGACAGCTGGAGATAACTCCATGCTTATTCTCCTGTACGGAGTAATAACAATAGTCATTTCAATTGTAGCTTTATCAATTGGATTCTTTTCAGTTTCATCTGGAAAGGCTGCCAGAGATAGAGCAATGGCTGGCAAGCATAACAATAATTTTTTAGAGGATTTAAGAAGTCTTACAAATAATAACATTAGATTTCTATTACTCAGTGTTCCAGTGGTTGGTCTTATCGTATTTACGGTAATGCCACTTCTGTATATGATTTTGATGGCATTTACAAATTACGATCAGAATCATCAGCCACCAGGAAATCTTTTTGACTGGGTAGGAATAAAGAATTTTATAACATTGCTTTCAACAGGAGACAGACTGGCATCTACATTCTGGCCTGTTCTTGGCTGGACCCTTATCTGGGGATTTGCAGCTACATTCACCTGCTATTTTGGTGGAATGATTTTGGCAATGATTATTAATTCAAAGGGTATTAAATTTAAAAAGTTTTGGAGAACGATATTTGTTTTCACAATGGCAATACCAGGTTTTATTTCACTTAGAGTAGTAGCTACTATGCTAGGTGAAAAGGGAATATTCAATGTGCTTCTTCAGCAGTGGGGATTTACAAGTACATCACTTCCATTTTTATCAAATGCTACCTGGGCTAGATTCTCAGTAATCATTGTTAATTTCTGGATTGGTGTTCCGGTAACAATGCTGATGGTAAGCGGCATTTTAATGAATATTCCAGGGGAATTATATGAGGCAGCTAGAATCGATGGAGCAGGACCTGTGACCATGTTTAGGAAGATTACCTTCCCATATATGTGGTTTGTAACTACTCCATATCTGATTTCAAACCTGATTAGCAACTTTAATAATTTCAACACTATTTACTTCCTGACAGCAGGTGAACCACACACACTTGATTACTACAAGGGTGCAGGAAAGACAGACCTTTTAGTTACCTGGTTGTACAAGCTGACTAAGGATAGTAACGACTTTAATCTGGCGGCAACAATTGGAATTATTATCTTTGTTATTTCAGCGATTTTCACCCTGATTTCATTTTCAAGGTCGAATTCACTTAAGAATGAGGAGGGATTCAGCTGA
- a CDS encoding extracellular solute-binding protein, whose product MKMKRLVATMLSVAMVAGTVTGCGANSGSSEGSAATSTAQEGETQDVTLKIWVPEEEVEITDAMVKKFDEIHDEFNITYEIAVVGIDEAPQALDTDADTAADIFYTPSGGVADLAGKGLLLPITKDYETIKDELPESALNAVTVDDITYAVPFSPNTFFMYYNKDLLTEEEVKDLDTIMAKDLGDGKYNFSTHITDSWYSEMFFLGNGCTLFGDDGKDATDCTFNNEAGLAAGQYIVDLVENPKYIEDLDGAGGSEFKAGNLGAITSGAWSAPEFREALGDKLGAVALPTATIGGNKVQLSNFVDFKTITVKSNTQYPLAAQQLAVFMGNPENSLTRYENQGDIPVLESLASSEAISSDFVAKALNQQASYATNQPSIPKMGDYWDPMKALGEGIYYGDITSANLQAQLDSLVDSITGTLTE is encoded by the coding sequence ATGAAAATGAAAAGATTAGTAGCTACTATGCTTTCAGTAGCAATGGTAGCAGGCACAGTGACAGGCTGTGGAGCCAACAGCGGAAGTAGCGAGGGTAGCGCTGCAACTTCTACAGCTCAGGAAGGAGAGACACAGGATGTCACACTTAAGATCTGGGTACCTGAGGAAGAGGTAGAGATTACAGATGCAATGGTAAAAAAGTTTGATGAGATTCACGATGAATTCAATATCACTTATGAGATTGCAGTAGTTGGTATTGACGAGGCGCCACAGGCACTTGATACAGATGCTGATACTGCAGCAGATATTTTCTATACACCATCAGGCGGTGTAGCTGATCTTGCAGGAAAAGGACTTCTTCTTCCTATCACAAAGGATTACGAGACAATCAAGGATGAGCTTCCAGAGAGTGCTTTAAATGCAGTTACAGTTGATGACATCACTTATGCAGTTCCATTTTCACCAAACACATTCTTTATGTATTACAACAAAGATCTTCTTACAGAAGAAGAGGTGAAGGATCTGGATACTATCATGGCTAAGGATTTAGGAGATGGAAAGTACAACTTCAGTACACACATCACTGATTCATGGTACTCAGAGATGTTCTTCCTTGGAAATGGATGTACATTATTCGGTGATGACGGTAAGGATGCAACAGATTGCACATTCAACAACGAGGCTGGTCTTGCAGCCGGACAGTACATTGTTGACCTTGTAGAGAATCCTAAGTACATCGAAGATTTAGATGGAGCAGGTGGTTCTGAATTCAAGGCAGGAAACCTTGGCGCTATCACATCGGGAGCTTGGTCAGCACCAGAATTTAGAGAGGCACTTGGAGACAAGCTTGGAGCAGTTGCACTTCCTACAGCTACAATCGGAGGCAACAAGGTTCAGCTTTCAAACTTCGTAGATTTCAAGACAATCACTGTTAAGTCAAATACACAGTATCCACTTGCAGCACAGCAGCTTGCAGTATTTATGGGAAATCCAGAAAACAGCCTTACAAGATATGAGAATCAGGGCGATATTCCAGTACTTGAGTCATTAGCTTCAAGCGAAGCAATCTCATCTGATTTCGTAGCTAAGGCACTTAACCAGCAGGCATCCTACGCGACAAATCAGCCAAGCATTCCAAAGATGGGTGATTACTGGGATCCTATGAAGGCTCTTGGAGAAGGAATATACTATGGCGATATCACATCAGCTAATCTTCAGGCTCAGCTTGATTCATTAGTTGATAGCATTACAGGAACTCTTACAGAATAG